One Candidatus Bathyarchaeia archaeon genomic region harbors:
- a CDS encoding nucleotidyltransferase domain-containing protein translates to MDISNLSFPHQNYKTTLTKFVNYFKEYPGVYAIVLTGSLARGRAVKGSCIDLFVFLPKKHLKFLASTINSRIEAYSRLGGQIAYYEGEVEGGVEFGDVRVDVGFTDGSFNYKHKNSFDITRDDFETTVGNLLVYSIPLYQKGKRFQWLKRKYLPFYNDALRRIRLKGTAEEFDYKTWKTKWLAERGEYFAALDALLEAQRIFLQHLFIKERKYPIDYVKWLHEQFSEILSMPELYRELTQIVDRIELTKNGIFEKSNLLEKLFKRYGFYGKSSSTK, encoded by the coding sequence TTGGATATTTCAAATTTGAGCTTTCCTCATCAGAACTATAAGACAACCTTAACGAAATTTGTTAACTACTTCAAAGAGTATCCTGGTGTTTATGCAATAGTTCTTACTGGTTCTTTGGCGAGAGGAAGAGCTGTAAAAGGCTCTTGCATTGACCTTTTCGTGTTCTTGCCTAAAAAGCATCTGAAGTTTTTGGCTTCAACCATCAACTCTAGAATCGAGGCTTACTCTCGCCTAGGTGGACAAATTGCTTATTACGAAGGCGAAGTTGAGGGCGGAGTAGAGTTTGGAGATGTTAGAGTTGATGTGGGCTTCACAGACGGCAGTTTCAACTACAAACACAAGAATTCATTTGACATAACGAGAGACGACTTCGAGACTACGGTTGGCAACCTCCTAGTCTATTCGATTCCGCTATATCAGAAGGGGAAACGGTTTCAGTGGTTAAAGCGGAAATACCTGCCATTCTACAATGATGCACTAAGAAGAATCCGTTTAAAGGGAACAGCAGAGGAATTTGATTACAAGACATGGAAGACCAAGTGGCTTGCAGAAAGAGGAGAATATTTTGCAGCTCTTGATGCTTTGCTAGAAGCGCAAAGAATCTTTCTTCAACATCTGTTCATAAAGGAGCGAAAATACCCGATTGACTACGTCAAATGGCTTCATGAACAATTTTCAGAAATTCTCTCCATGCCCGAATTGTATCGAGAACTAACCCAGATAGTAGATAGAATAGAACTTACCAAGAATGGCATCTTTGAGAAAAGCAATCTGCTGGAAAAACTCTTTAAGCGATACGGATTCTACGGTAAATCCTCTTCAACTAAGTAA
- a CDS encoding RNA-binding protein, translated as MNVLIVQEPHLSNILSGRKTWEIRRQDTRIRGPIGLGRNGEMYGKAILKDSFPMPVQDLVKHQDKHQVSPQWLEDYAKEKNILFVWLLEKAERLETPIKIPRSYGNWVRYENKP; from the coding sequence TTGAACGTGTTGATTGTTCAAGAACCTCACCTCAGCAATATCCTTAGTGGACGTAAGACGTGGGAAATCAGAAGACAAGACACCAGAATAAGAGGCCCAATAGGCTTAGGTAGAAACGGAGAGATGTATGGAAAAGCCATTCTAAAAGATAGTTTTCCTATGCCTGTCCAAGACCTAGTGAAACACCAAGACAAGCATCAGGTTTCTCCTCAATGGCTAGAAGACTACGCTAAGGAAAAGAACATCCTATTTGTCTGGCTTCTGGAAAAAGCAGAGAGGCTAGAGACACCCATCAAAATACCTAGAAGTTATGGGAACTGGGTTCGATATGAAAACAAACCTTAG
- a CDS encoding UvrD-helicase domain-containing protein produces the protein MIVTCAKRAIEQSELAIDKGVAKIINSHTYLIYSDKQRCNDIIKSFEEDLKYVEQSGILNDEYIVEQRRKLDKNRQTVLDYNKDFIRQRKRDYSYLWSKGLVTLDDEQQTAIVTDDKHNLVAAAAGSGKTETLITRIAYLIARKPDSVQAERILAIAYQRKAKEEIEQRLLDRYNIRNVNVRTFHKLGKDILEHTGKKLSTIDIVNENKKHEAIQKIFSQKIKSEPDYYKLFLTFAKTLYDYDEKESVKTQNEALSYAHEQTCYAIDRTKVNSRAEKEIMDFLLTSRLNGKPIEVKYEPDLSVFRPDFYLPEHGLYIEHWALNEKGEVPGWFNQTTEEYRKTMEMKKKWFAEHDKLLVETFTHEYRENSPEEFIELLKKRITEKLQEENNCNFEFTRKTYEEIVELAWESCRTPVDDIVNFITSAKTYGLSPTRVAERLRNNKWTRKQLAFGNLVLPVYHDYEVALMEHGKIDFEDMINKAIDELNTSPDLLTDAYDHILIDEYQDISAQRYKLISKLLERNPRCKLFCVGDDWQSIMGFSGSNLNFFVNFEQYFAKPAVTVISTNYRSVKTIVDAGAELIRNNTSCQIQKPTLSNRKDLKPVRVVQLLHQEGYERNYYRQMAEDCLDRIAAYIQNGYSPQDILVLSRFMRTRISHGYRVLTNIEIFIEKAKEDGISLAYEKLDARNKVRLLTAHKSKGLEAKVVFLLNVTKGTYGFPSEIEDSSIYEPARENYPIQDPKEEERRLFYVAMTRAIEDLYIYTWEPAMSEFLKEISDYTIEERLRY, from the coding sequence ATGATTGTAACTTGTGCTAAGAGAGCAATCGAACAAAGTGAACTTGCCATAGACAAAGGGGTTGCGAAAATAATCAACAGTCATACCTATCTGATATATAGCGACAAACAACGCTGCAACGACATAATAAAATCGTTTGAAGAAGACCTCAAGTATGTTGAGCAAAGCGGCATTCTGAACGATGAATACATAGTTGAGCAGAGGAGAAAGCTAGATAAGAATCGCCAAACAGTCTTAGACTACAACAAAGATTTCATCAGGCAACGAAAAAGAGACTACAGCTACCTCTGGAGCAAAGGGCTTGTCACTCTTGATGATGAACAGCAAACGGCAATAGTGACGGATGACAAACACAACCTAGTAGCTGCAGCAGCAGGCTCAGGCAAAACAGAGACCCTCATCACTAGGATTGCTTATCTGATAGCAAGAAAGCCCGATAGTGTTCAGGCAGAACGAATCTTGGCAATTGCTTATCAGAGGAAAGCCAAAGAGGAAATTGAGCAACGGTTGCTTGACAGATACAATATCAGGAATGTCAACGTAAGGACTTTTCACAAGCTCGGCAAGGACATCCTGGAACACACTGGCAAGAAACTATCAACGATAGACATTGTAAATGAGAATAAGAAACATGAAGCAATACAGAAGATTTTCAGCCAGAAGATAAAGAGCGAACCAGATTACTACAAGTTGTTCCTGACCTTCGCTAAGACTCTCTATGATTATGATGAGAAAGAGAGCGTCAAGACACAAAATGAAGCTCTGTCGTACGCACATGAACAAACTTGCTACGCCATAGACCGCACAAAAGTCAACAGCCGAGCTGAGAAAGAAATCATGGACTTTTTGCTGACCAGCAGACTCAATGGAAAACCTATTGAAGTCAAGTATGAACCTGACTTGTCTGTTTTTAGACCCGATTTCTACTTGCCAGAACACGGTCTTTACATCGAACACTGGGCTTTGAACGAGAAAGGAGAAGTGCCAGGGTGGTTCAACCAAACAACCGAGGAATACAGGAAGACCATGGAGATGAAAAAGAAGTGGTTTGCAGAACATGACAAGCTTCTTGTCGAAACATTTACGCATGAGTATAGAGAAAATAGCCCAGAAGAGTTCATTGAACTCCTGAAGAAACGAATAACAGAGAAGCTTCAAGAGGAAAACAACTGCAACTTTGAGTTCACGCGCAAGACCTACGAGGAGATTGTTGAACTCGCTTGGGAATCGTGCAGAACACCAGTGGATGACATTGTCAACTTCATAACTAGTGCAAAAACATACGGTCTATCACCCACGAGAGTTGCGGAGAGACTACGCAACAACAAATGGACTCGTAAGCAGCTGGCTTTTGGAAACCTTGTCCTCCCTGTGTACCACGACTACGAAGTAGCCTTGATGGAGCATGGCAAAATCGATTTTGAGGACATGATAAACAAAGCTATTGATGAATTGAATACTAGCCCAGACCTTTTGACTGATGCTTATGACCACATACTAATCGACGAATACCAAGACATTAGCGCACAACGATACAAACTGATAAGTAAGCTATTGGAGCGTAACCCTAGATGCAAACTGTTCTGCGTTGGCGACGATTGGCAAAGCATAATGGGTTTCTCGGGTTCCAACCTAAACTTCTTCGTCAATTTTGAGCAATATTTCGCAAAACCTGCAGTCACAGTAATCTCCACTAACTATCGCAGTGTAAAGACGATTGTTGATGCAGGAGCAGAGCTGATTCGGAACAACACTAGTTGCCAAATACAGAAGCCCACTTTGTCAAATCGCAAGGATTTGAAACCCGTAAGAGTTGTGCAGTTACTTCATCAAGAAGGATACGAAAGGAATTACTATCGCCAGATGGCTGAAGACTGTTTAGACCGCATTGCTGCCTATATTCAAAATGGTTACTCGCCCCAAGACATACTTGTCCTAAGCAGATTTATGCGGACTCGCATTAGTCATGGTTACAGGGTCCTCACCAATATTGAAATCTTCATAGAAAAAGCGAAGGAGGATGGAATAAGCCTAGCTTATGAGAAGCTAGATGCCCGAAACAAGGTCAGACTGCTGACTGCTCACAAGAGCAAAGGCTTGGAGGCAAAAGTTGTGTTCTTGTTGAATGTCACAAAGGGCACGTATGGTTTTCCATCTGAAATAGAGGACTCATCCATCTATGAACCGGCTAGGGAAAACTACCCTATTCAAGACCCAAAGGAAGAAGAACGCAGGCTATTTTATGTTGCGATGACCCGTGCTATCGAAGACCTTTATATCTACACTTGGGAACCAGCAATGAGCGAATTTCTTAAGGAGATTAGCGATTACACGATTGAGGAAAGACTGCGTTACTAG
- a CDS encoding S8 family serine peptidase produces the protein MKKIRSLLISGLLLFSMFSMLLSQVKAQETIRVPQDYPTIQAAISAANQGDTVLVSSGTYVENVGVSKPLSVIGQNNPLIQGRIGITASNVVVSGFNITGGLVGIHASGYSNVTISNNNIYNVEVGVSLPSSSSNRILNNNISGAGWSGIYLYRSTRNAVLNNTIKNSGYGVWIIHYAHDNILYGNILLENQIGILIDGWVTGYWSGNNQIDHNDFINNTRYQAYHEAGSRWDNGSEGNYWSDYTGSDADNNGIGDTPYDLPAGGNRDSYPLMRPFRFREKPPPLEADFEISVSPEFQTVNPGGPSVSYTISLTPLGESSSEVFLESEWVGTPPADTVGQLSATRLTPPDTATLTVTTSPSTPLGQYTIEITGTSGSISHSKTVTLIVSRVVEIEINEFYVKKDFDLLWPGAADVYFQIGVNGFDDDYDPLTDLDTDYCRIPIVDNEIHVNSNEKMAGPAYVPYDGFQSMKFPVSFTTKVMDNDGALGSDEIFALDFVFSSLGTTVIDNQNIYLQVTVRNIEPRPLKVRGDLTNDKTIIEKTNPPTILQYGLADQWYWFEVAADRVWEEYGATSLDPVTVAVLDSGIDFNHPDLKNKIWYNANEIPNNGIDDDNNGYIDDYNGFDFVNGESWTNVDHWGKWKNDADGPLDDSGGHGTGVSGIIAAEINNAYGIAGIAPNANIMAIKVTPYRELKGLEFTTSVIEGIDYAVKMGAKIISMSLGSYDLGLFYDKTGSAVGNAYKKGVTLIAAAGNERTANPSWPASFTEVISVSALQRKLGNSGYDPFLHFLSEPGTGYSSNFGPDVSYSGRSVELSAPGYNLETTSPSWLDIPFTKGFGQTSGSTPIVSAVAAIVLGYAQKNYPARPLNPNEVRYIMRMSSDDLGPLGWDPYYGYGMVNAYRALQEVDELLGRRGWQIKLDPPGNLDLHAFDALGRHVGINYETGDLEMQIPEAIHTGDETNGSETIYLPSEITDYEIRIVNRETATSVEFTLNITSFDSLGNLIMEEPLEGLLQADSEMKYVVDGVETGEFNQYEFDADADNDGLSNGAEILRWRTDPLNSDTDGDGFSDGFEVQQNTDPLDPTSHPLIPPSNIWSSDSLGNTKDVFVPGETVYVTVAGVGGQTVTLYVVADQTTWNTGDPLIDVSGGADTLTLNSGGGTQIIPIWTPPLIVGSFDIVLDTNDNGVFDAGLDLVDSIIVPGFYVVPEVPFGTAMTFLSMLTALVGFIGFKRFRPKTRLQ, from the coding sequence ATGAAAAAGATACGGTCACTATTAATATCTGGGCTTCTCCTTTTTTCAATGTTTTCGATGCTTCTTTCACAGGTAAAAGCTCAAGAGACTATCAGAGTTCCACAGGATTATCCTACAATTCAAGCTGCCATAAGTGCCGCAAACCAAGGAGACACAGTGCTCGTGTCATCTGGAACATATGTGGAGAATGTGGGTGTATCTAAACCTTTGTCTGTTATCGGCCAGAATAATCCGCTCATTCAAGGCCGCATTGGCATAACTGCAAGCAATGTCGTTGTGAGTGGATTCAATATTACTGGGGGTTTAGTTGGGATTCATGCGTCAGGCTACAGTAATGTAACTATATCCAACAACAACATATATAACGTTGAAGTAGGAGTATCTTTGCCGAGTTCTTCTAGCAATCGGATATTGAACAATAATATTTCTGGCGCTGGATGGTCAGGAATTTATCTTTACCGTTCAACCAGAAATGCCGTACTAAACAACACAATAAAAAATTCGGGTTATGGTGTATGGATCATTCACTATGCACATGACAACATCCTCTATGGAAACATTCTCTTAGAGAATCAGATTGGAATATTGATCGATGGTTGGGTAACGGGATACTGGTCCGGCAATAATCAGATAGATCACAATGATTTTATTAACAATACAAGATATCAAGCGTACCATGAAGCTGGCTCAAGATGGGATAACGGTTCTGAAGGAAATTATTGGAGTGATTATACAGGATCAGATGCAGACAATAATGGAATAGGGGATACGCCTTACGATCTTCCTGCTGGAGGGAACAGGGATTCGTATCCTTTGATGCGACCTTTTAGATTTAGAGAAAAGCCACCTCCATTAGAAGCTGACTTTGAGATTTCTGTTTCTCCAGAGTTTCAAACAGTTAATCCTGGTGGTCCATCAGTGTCTTACACGATATCTCTGACACCTTTAGGCGAGTCAAGTTCTGAGGTTTTTCTGGAGTCGGAATGGGTTGGTACTCCGCCCGCAGACACTGTTGGGCAATTAAGCGCAACGCGACTAACTCCTCCTGATACTGCAACTTTGACTGTAACAACATCTCCAAGCACACCTTTAGGTCAGTATACTATTGAAATCACCGGAACAAGTGGGAGCATAAGCCATTCCAAGACAGTTACCTTAATCGTCAGCAGGGTTGTTGAGATTGAAATTAATGAATTCTACGTAAAGAAGGACTTTGATCTATTATGGCCTGGTGCAGCTGATGTCTATTTTCAAATAGGCGTAAATGGGTTTGATGACGATTACGATCCACTCACAGATCTAGATACTGATTATTGCAGAATTCCAATAGTGGACAATGAAATTCATGTAAATTCAAATGAGAAAATGGCAGGCCCAGCCTATGTACCCTACGACGGGTTTCAGTCCATGAAGTTCCCAGTGAGCTTCACGACAAAAGTAATGGACAATGATGGGGCGTTGGGTTCTGATGAAATATTCGCTTTAGATTTTGTCTTTTCGTCTCTTGGGACAACTGTTATTGATAACCAGAACATATACCTTCAGGTAACCGTTCGCAACATAGAACCGAGACCATTGAAGGTACGAGGCGATCTTACCAATGATAAGACCATAATAGAGAAAACCAACCCCCCTACTATACTGCAGTATGGTCTAGCGGATCAGTGGTATTGGTTTGAGGTCGCAGCAGACAGAGTTTGGGAAGAATATGGGGCCACTTCGCTCGACCCAGTGACAGTTGCGGTTCTTGATAGCGGTATAGATTTCAACCATCCCGACTTGAAAAACAAAATCTGGTACAATGCCAATGAAATTCCAAATAATGGAATAGATGACGACAATAATGGATACATTGACGATTATAACGGTTTTGACTTCGTCAATGGTGAATCTTGGACAAATGTTGATCATTGGGGAAAATGGAAAAATGATGCTGATGGCCCTCTTGATGACTCGGGGGGACACGGAACAGGGGTTTCAGGCATAATAGCAGCAGAAATTAATAACGCGTATGGCATTGCAGGCATTGCACCAAATGCCAATATTATGGCCATCAAAGTTACACCCTACCGTGAATTGAAAGGTTTGGAGTTTACCACAAGTGTCATCGAAGGAATTGATTATGCCGTCAAAATGGGTGCAAAAATAATCTCTATGAGTTTGGGAAGCTATGACCTTGGGCTCTTTTATGACAAAACAGGTTCGGCTGTTGGAAATGCATATAAAAAAGGCGTTACTCTGATCGCCGCGGCCGGAAACGAAAGAACTGCAAACCCTAGTTGGCCTGCAAGCTTTACAGAGGTAATCAGTGTTTCAGCACTTCAACGAAAACTTGGCAATTCAGGATACGATCCGTTCTTACACTTCCTTTCCGAACCAGGAACAGGCTATTCAAGCAATTTTGGTCCTGACGTAAGTTATTCTGGCAGGTCGGTTGAACTTTCGGCACCTGGATATAACCTCGAAACAACTTCTCCATCTTGGTTGGATATTCCATTTACCAAGGGTTTTGGGCAAACCTCTGGGTCCACTCCAATTGTCAGCGCTGTGGCTGCCATAGTTCTTGGTTACGCTCAGAAGAATTATCCAGCCAGACCGTTAAATCCAAATGAAGTTCGTTACATAATGCGAATGTCTTCTGACGATCTGGGTCCACTAGGCTGGGATCCCTACTATGGTTATGGCATGGTTAACGCATATAGGGCACTACAAGAGGTTGATGAACTCCTTGGTCGAAGAGGCTGGCAAATCAAGCTTGACCCTCCTGGTAACTTGGACTTGCACGCGTTTGACGCTTTAGGTCGTCATGTTGGAATCAACTATGAAACTGGCGACCTTGAAATGCAAATTCCTGAAGCGATACACACAGGAGACGAAACAAACGGCTCTGAAACTATTTATTTGCCGTCTGAAATTACAGACTACGAGATAAGAATAGTGAATAGGGAGACCGCAACATCCGTGGAATTTACACTGAACATAACGTCCTTTGATTCTTTAGGGAATTTGATAATGGAAGAACCACTTGAAGGACTGCTTCAAGCAGACAGCGAGATGAAATACGTGGTCGATGGAGTTGAAACAGGTGAATTCAATCAGTACGAATTTGACGCTGACGCCGACAATGATGGATTATCTAATGGCGCAGAGATCCTGCGTTGGAGAACTGATCCACTTAATAGCGATACTGACGGTGACGGATTTTCAGATGGTTTTGAAGTTCAACAAAATACTGATCCACTCGATCCAACCAGCCACCCGCTCATTCCACCTTCTAACATATGGTCGTCTGACTCTCTCGGCAATACTAAAGATGTATTTGTACCTGGTGAGACAGTGTACGTTACCGTTGCGGGTGTTGGCGGTCAAACGGTCACTCTTTACGTGGTAGCTGACCAAACAACTTGGAATACTGGCGATCCCCTAATAGATGTCTCAGGAGGAGCGGACACATTGACCCTAAATTCGGGCGGAGGGACTCAGATAATCCCGATTTGGACTCCACCGCTCATAGTCGGAAGCTTCGACATCGTCCTCGACACAAACGACAACGGAGTCTTCGACGCAGGACTAGACCTCGTTGACTCCATTATCGTGCCTGGATTCTACGTAGTCCCAGAAGTGCCCTTCGGCACTGCCATGACCTTCCTAAGCATGCTCACCGCCCTAGTAGGATTCATAGGATTCAAACGCTTCCGACCAAAGACACGGTTGCAATAG